From Streptomyces asiaticus, one genomic window encodes:
- a CDS encoding helix-turn-helix transcriptional regulator, with protein MSASSEYRERNALIGHGAVVWTRTAGTGPQRVLPDGCTDLIWSEAGPGADGELLVAGPDTRAHLAPGAPGTRAVGLRFAPGTGPAVLGVPAHELRDLRVPLSALWPGPEVRRLAERIAAGQTAADRLLEEAARGRLRTAEPPDPVLAAIVAGVSRGTGVAGIAAAVGLGERQLHRRSLAAFGYGPKTLGRVLRLNRALDLARTGLPFAEVAATAGYADQAHLARDVRALAGVPLGRLLRGSGG; from the coding sequence TTGAGCGCCTCGAGCGAGTACCGGGAGCGGAATGCGCTGATCGGCCACGGCGCCGTGGTGTGGACCCGTACGGCCGGCACCGGGCCGCAGCGGGTGCTCCCCGACGGCTGCACGGATCTGATCTGGAGCGAGGCGGGACCGGGAGCGGACGGAGAGCTGCTGGTCGCCGGGCCGGACACCCGCGCGCACCTGGCCCCCGGCGCGCCGGGCACCCGGGCTGTGGGGCTGCGGTTCGCGCCCGGCACGGGCCCCGCCGTGCTGGGCGTACCGGCACATGAACTCCGCGATCTGCGGGTGCCCTTGTCCGCGCTCTGGCCGGGCCCGGAGGTCCGGCGGCTGGCCGAGCGGATCGCCGCCGGACAGACGGCCGCGGACCGCCTTCTGGAGGAGGCGGCCCGCGGACGGCTGCGGACGGCGGAACCCCCCGATCCGGTGCTCGCCGCGATCGTCGCGGGGGTCTCGCGCGGAACGGGCGTGGCCGGGATCGCCGCCGCCGTGGGCCTGGGGGAGCGGCAGCTGCACCGCCGCTCCCTCGCCGCGTTCGGCTACGGCCCCAAGACGCTGGGCCGGGTGCTTCGGCTGAACCGGGCCCTGGACCTGGCGCGCACCGGCCTCCCCTTCGCGGAGGTCGCGGCCACGGCGGGCTACGCCGACCAGGCCCACCTCGCCCGCGACGTCAGGGCGCTGGCGGGAGTGCCCCTGGGACGTCTGCTGCGGGGGTCAGGAGGGTAG
- a CDS encoding VOC family protein yields the protein MTARFDAIGLVVADMAASLAFYRRLGLDIPADADTQPHVEAALPGGTRLMWDTVATVRSFDPEWTPPSGSHQVGLAFACDSPADVDKTYQDLVGAGVRGKLEPWDAPWGQRYATVLDPDNNGIDVFAPLPS from the coding sequence ATGACAGCACGATTCGACGCCATCGGCCTGGTCGTCGCCGACATGGCCGCCTCCCTCGCCTTCTACCGCCGCCTCGGCCTCGACATCCCCGCCGACGCCGACACCCAGCCCCACGTCGAGGCCGCCCTGCCCGGCGGCACGCGGCTGATGTGGGACACCGTCGCGACGGTGCGCTCCTTCGACCCGGAATGGACGCCGCCGAGCGGCTCCCACCAGGTGGGGCTCGCCTTCGCCTGCGACAGCCCGGCCGACGTGGACAAGACCTACCAGGACCTCGTCGGGGCGGGGGTACGCGGCAAGCTGGAGCCGTGGGACGCGCCCTGGGGCCAGCGCTACGCCACGGTCCTCGACCCCGACAACAACGGCATCGACGTGTTCGCCCCGCTACCCTCCTGA
- a CDS encoding beta-ketoacyl-ACP synthase III has product MTGSHVLALGHYQPAKVLGNDDLAAMVDTSDEWIRSRVGIRTRHLARADETVDEMAAAAAAKALANSGLAPSDIDLVLVATCTAIDRSPNMAARVAARLGLAHPATMDLNVVCAGFTHALATADHTIRAGAATAALVIGAEKFSAATDWTDRSTCVLTGDGAGAAVVVAAERPGVGPVVWGSVPEMGGAVRIEGTPPRFAQEGQTVYRWATTHLPPIARKVCERAGLSPEDLAGVVLHQANLRIIEPVARKLGAVNAVIARDVVESGNTSAASIPLALSKLVERGEVPSGAPVLLFGFGGNLSYAGQVIHCP; this is encoded by the coding sequence ATGACCGGCTCGCACGTACTGGCGCTCGGCCACTACCAGCCCGCGAAGGTGCTCGGCAACGACGACCTCGCGGCCATGGTCGACACCAGCGACGAGTGGATCCGCAGCCGGGTCGGCATCCGCACCCGCCATCTCGCCCGCGCCGACGAGACGGTCGACGAGATGGCCGCGGCGGCGGCCGCCAAGGCGCTGGCCAACAGCGGGCTCGCCCCCTCCGACATCGACCTCGTGCTCGTCGCCACCTGCACGGCGATCGACCGCAGCCCCAATATGGCGGCCCGGGTCGCCGCCCGGCTCGGGCTGGCCCACCCCGCCACCATGGACCTCAATGTGGTGTGCGCCGGCTTCACCCACGCCCTCGCCACCGCCGACCACACCATCCGGGCCGGGGCGGCCACCGCGGCCCTGGTGATCGGCGCGGAGAAGTTCAGCGCGGCCACCGACTGGACCGACCGCTCCACCTGCGTGCTGACCGGCGACGGCGCGGGCGCGGCCGTGGTGGTGGCCGCCGAGCGGCCGGGCGTCGGCCCGGTGGTGTGGGGCTCGGTACCGGAGATGGGCGGCGCGGTCCGTATCGAGGGCACGCCGCCCCGGTTCGCGCAGGAGGGCCAGACCGTCTACCGCTGGGCCACCACCCATCTGCCGCCGATCGCGCGGAAGGTGTGCGAACGGGCCGGGCTCTCCCCGGAGGACCTGGCCGGTGTCGTACTGCACCAGGCCAATCTGCGGATCATCGAACCGGTCGCGCGCAAGCTGGGCGCTGTCAACGCGGTGATCGCCCGCGACGTGGTGGAGTCCGGCAACACCTCGGCGGCCAGCATTCCGCTCGCCCTCTCCAAGCTGGTCGAGCGCGGCGAGGTGCCCTCCGGCGCCCCGGTGCTGCTCTTCGGCTTCGGCGGCAACCTGTCGTACGCGGGCCAGGTCATCCACTGCCCGTGA
- a CDS encoding STAS domain-containing protein, translating to MTQQGAPREAPVPLDRGAQDAVRVPASGDPGRSDDVVARARTHRVGGYTVVELHGEIDIAGVGSVGPALDAATAGDRPAVIVDLRPTAFFDCSGLGLLCRAHRRVRERGGRMRLVCDDALILRTLRAGRMLDVLGPVATMGEALGEEG from the coding sequence ATGACGCAGCAAGGCGCTCCCCGTGAGGCGCCGGTGCCGCTGGATCGCGGTGCCCAAGACGCCGTGCGGGTGCCCGCGAGCGGGGATCCCGGCCGATCCGATGATGTGGTCGCGCGGGCCCGTACGCACCGGGTCGGCGGGTACACCGTCGTGGAGCTCCACGGTGAGATCGACATCGCCGGGGTGGGCAGTGTGGGACCGGCGCTGGACGCGGCCACGGCCGGGGACCGGCCCGCGGTGATCGTGGACTTACGTCCGACGGCCTTCTTCGACTGCTCGGGCCTGGGGCTGCTGTGCCGGGCCCATCGGCGTGTCCGGGAGCGGGGCGGGCGGATGCGGCTGGTCTGCGACGATGCGTTGATCCTCCGCACGCTTCGGGCGGGGCGGATGCTGGATGTGCTTGGGCCGGTGGCCACGATGGGGGAGGCGCTGGGCGAGGAGGGGTAG
- a CDS encoding HAD family acid phosphatase yields MTAGRVRSRRLGMTTVVVALAIGVGGTATTATAATPGTSGTSATPGTSDFTAITAAAAATAAPSSATTAAEEVDYETWQRDVRAIIDEQARPYIEERTADPSGEKQAIVLDIDNTSLETDFGFSYPQPAVGPVLKLAQYAHDRGVAIFFVTARPGIIYLPTEYNLEKVGYSVAGLYVRHLPDLFQDVAEYKTAKRAEIEKNGYTIIANIGNSPTDISGGHAEKSFKLPDYDGQLS; encoded by the coding sequence ATGACAGCAGGACGCGTGCGATCACGGCGGCTCGGCATGACGACGGTGGTCGTCGCCCTCGCCATCGGCGTCGGCGGAACGGCCACCACGGCGACCGCCGCCACGCCCGGCACCAGCGGCACCAGCGCCACGCCCGGCACCAGCGACTTCACCGCCATCACGGCGGCCGCGGCAGCCACGGCGGCGCCGTCGAGCGCCACCACCGCCGCCGAGGAGGTCGACTACGAGACCTGGCAGCGTGATGTTCGCGCCATCATCGACGAGCAGGCCCGCCCGTACATCGAGGAGCGCACCGCCGACCCCTCGGGCGAGAAGCAGGCCATCGTCCTGGACATCGACAACACCTCGCTGGAGACGGACTTCGGCTTCAGCTACCCCCAGCCCGCCGTCGGGCCGGTGCTGAAGCTCGCCCAGTACGCCCACGACCGCGGTGTGGCCATCTTCTTCGTCACCGCGCGCCCCGGCATCATCTACCTGCCGACCGAGTACAACCTGGAGAAGGTCGGCTATTCGGTCGCCGGTCTGTACGTACGCCATCTGCCGGACCTCTTCCAGGACGTGGCGGAGTACAAGACCGCCAAGCGGGCGGAGATCGAGAAGAACGGCTACACGATCATCGCCAACATCGGCAACAGCCCCACCGACATCAGCGGTGGCCACGCCGAGAAGTCCTTCAAGCTCCCGGACTACGACGGCCAGCTGTCCTGA
- a CDS encoding STAS domain-containing protein — MFDDRPAFGVRVQVLGGVTVAEIAGELDIFAAGRIVARLDSLVQVRCPDLVLDLRPVTFLDCAGLSLLCRLRNRVLERDGRLRLVIADPRFLRLLRTVRLDDAFEVLEDLTPAIAGAASPVAGGGGDAFT, encoded by the coding sequence ATGTTCGATGATCGGCCCGCCTTCGGCGTCCGAGTCCAGGTGCTCGGCGGCGTCACCGTCGCCGAGATCGCGGGAGAGCTGGACATCTTCGCCGCGGGGCGGATCGTGGCTCGGCTCGATTCCCTCGTTCAGGTGCGGTGCCCGGATCTGGTCCTGGACCTACGGCCGGTCACATTCCTGGACTGCGCCGGATTGTCTTTACTGTGCCGGTTGCGCAATCGGGTGCTGGAGCGGGACGGGCGGCTGCGGCTCGTCATCGCCGATCCGCGCTTTCTGCGGCTGCTGCGCACGGTCCGGCTGGACGACGCCTTCGAAGTACTGGAAGATCTGACTCCGGCGATCGCGGGCGCGGCGAGTCCGGTGGCCGGAGGGGGCGGCGACGCCTTCACGTAG